In Kangiella koreensis DSM 16069, a single window of DNA contains:
- a CDS encoding Y-family DNA polymerase: MNKPQATYALCDVNSFYVSCERMFRPDLYGKPVIVLSNNDGCIIALSDEAKALGIPMAAPYHEARPIIQKHKVTCFSSNYGLYGDISKRFNWILEQHCDQVAPYSVDESFMRFEGFQNDLTQRAQAIRSELWRCLSLPVCIGLGPTKTLAKVANHFAKKHKTTTHGVVDLSNPATRKWALKQIAVAKIWGIGRQLSKKLILQDIHTAWDLHNADYKTLQRMFSVNMERTILELRGQPCLKFSELPEPKKSILNSRSFGKPLSIYSDLKEAVAHHTSRCCEKLRNQSSLASSITVFLYGQRKELVYHNRPSVTLQLPEPTDDTSIFLQAVEQGLRHIVKAGESYKKAGIMLNGIVDSHGYQPDIFEGVPQRPELMESLDKINRRYGQDTVKFGSLGFAKNWAMRANSCSPHYTSRWQDILKLS, translated from the coding sequence ATGAACAAACCGCAAGCTACCTATGCGTTATGCGATGTGAACAGTTTTTATGTGTCCTGCGAGCGCATGTTTCGTCCGGATTTATACGGCAAGCCGGTGATTGTGCTAAGCAACAATGATGGCTGCATCATTGCGCTGTCCGATGAAGCCAAAGCGCTTGGCATCCCCATGGCAGCACCCTATCACGAAGCTCGCCCAATTATTCAGAAACATAAAGTCACCTGCTTTTCATCGAACTATGGTTTGTATGGTGATATCTCCAAACGCTTTAATTGGATACTGGAGCAACACTGCGATCAGGTTGCACCTTATTCGGTGGATGAGTCTTTTATGCGATTTGAAGGGTTTCAGAATGATCTAACTCAACGCGCTCAAGCTATTCGCTCAGAACTTTGGCGTTGTTTGTCTCTGCCCGTTTGTATAGGGTTAGGCCCAACAAAGACACTCGCAAAAGTCGCCAATCATTTTGCTAAAAAGCATAAAACAACAACTCATGGTGTAGTCGATCTGAGCAACCCGGCGACTCGAAAATGGGCGTTAAAGCAAATTGCTGTAGCTAAAATATGGGGGATTGGGCGCCAGCTTTCCAAGAAACTGATCCTGCAGGATATTCACACCGCCTGGGATCTGCATAACGCTGATTACAAAACCTTGCAACGGATGTTTTCCGTCAATATGGAACGCACCATTTTAGAACTGCGTGGTCAGCCTTGTCTGAAGTTTTCTGAATTGCCTGAGCCTAAGAAATCGATTCTAAATTCACGCTCTTTTGGCAAACCTCTTAGTATCTATTCTGATTTAAAAGAAGCTGTTGCACACCACACCAGTCGTTGCTGCGAAAAACTGCGCAATCAATCCTCTCTCGCTTCATCAATTACCGTATTTCTTTACGGGCAACGCAAGGAGCTGGTTTACCACAATCGGCCAAGTGTCACTCTTCAACTGCCTGAACCAACAGATGATACCAGTATTTTTCTGCAAGCCGTTGAGCAAGGATTAAGACATATTGTGAAAGCAGGTGAATCTTATAAAAAGGCAGGAATCATGCTCAATGGAATAGTCGATAGTCATGGTTATCAGCCTGATATTTTTGAAGGCGTGCCGCAACGGCCAGAGCTGATGGAAAGTCTCGACAAAATCAATCGACGCTACGGCCAGGACACCGTGAAATTTGGAAGTTTGGGTTTTGCCAAAAACTGGGCTATGCGCGCCAATTCCTGCTCCCCCCACTACACCTCACGCTGGCAGGATATCTTAAAACTCAGTTAG
- a CDS encoding LexA family protein: protein MSKVSILKPSGQYSDIPLYSGKISAGFPGVVDEHMEDTLSLDQLLIQNPATTFFAKVEGDSMIGAGIFQNDILVVDRSLTAKDKDVVVAMLDNEFTVKRLCTSGALRLQAENPAYQDILITGESELVIWGVVTGLARSLR, encoded by the coding sequence ATGAGCAAAGTTTCCATCCTTAAACCAAGCGGTCAATACTCTGATATCCCTTTATATTCGGGCAAGATTTCTGCTGGCTTTCCGGGTGTCGTTGACGAGCACATGGAAGATACGCTCAGCCTTGATCAGCTACTGATTCAAAACCCAGCGACGACTTTTTTCGCCAAGGTTGAAGGCGACTCAATGATCGGGGCTGGAATTTTTCAGAATGATATTCTAGTGGTTGATCGCTCTTTGACCGCCAAGGACAAAGATGTGGTTGTAGCCATGCTCGATAATGAGTTCACCGTTAAGCGCTTGTGTACTAGCGGTGCCTTACGGCTACAAGCTGAAAACCCGGCTTATCAGGATATTCTAATCACTGGTGAAAGCGAGCTGGTGATCTGGGGCGTAGTCACTGGTTTAGCACGGAGCTTGCGTTAA
- a CDS encoding oxygen-binding di-iron domain-containing protein has protein sequence MFKSKAIELYNDGHHKCYAFNNLVTGEAVQANQFLIIDGDKTALLDPGGDLTYAKLKLEIEKLSPTHQLNYIIASHQDPDIIASIGRWMMQTPAKVICSKLWERFLPHFASSFYNQVNETELSKRIIGLDDEGGAIRLGDNHLYAVPAHFLHSVGNFQVYDPVSKILFTGDMGASIVDDDDFSGVKDFAEHIKYMKGFHQRYMVANKACRLWANMVADLDVEMIVPQHGAPFKGVLSVRQFLDWISKLECGLDLFTQRDYSVRMNKREVA, from the coding sequence ATGTTCAAGAGTAAGGCGATAGAGTTATACAATGACGGGCATCATAAGTGTTATGCCTTCAATAATCTGGTCACTGGTGAAGCGGTCCAGGCTAACCAGTTTTTAATTATCGATGGCGACAAAACAGCCTTGCTCGATCCCGGTGGCGACCTGACTTATGCCAAGTTAAAGCTGGAAATTGAAAAACTATCGCCAACTCATCAATTAAACTACATCATCGCGTCACATCAAGACCCGGACATTATCGCTTCAATTGGTCGCTGGATGATGCAAACGCCTGCAAAAGTCATCTGTTCAAAGCTGTGGGAGCGCTTTTTGCCACACTTTGCGTCGTCATTTTATAACCAGGTGAACGAAACAGAATTATCCAAGCGAATTATTGGCCTCGACGACGAGGGTGGAGCGATACGTTTAGGCGATAACCATCTATACGCAGTACCTGCACACTTTCTGCACTCTGTTGGTAACTTTCAGGTGTATGACCCTGTCAGCAAGATTTTATTTACGGGTGATATGGGCGCTTCTATTGTTGATGATGATGACTTTAGCGGCGTCAAAGATTTTGCGGAACACATCAAGTATATGAAAGGATTTCACCAACGCTATATGGTCGCCAATAAGGCCTGTCGTCTTTGGGCCAATATGGTTGCAGATCTGGATGTCGAAATGATCGTACCGCAGCATGGTGCACCCTTCAAAGGTGTTTTAAGTGTGCGACAGTTTCTCGACTGGATATCGAAACTGGAGTGTGGACTGGACTTATTTACTCAGAGAGATTACAGCGTCCGCATGAATAAGAGGGAAGTGGCTTAG
- the ltaE gene encoding low-specificity L-threonine aldolase, with translation MIDLRSDTVTVPSEDMRRAMSTAAVGDDVFHDDPTVNRLEAMMAEMAGKEAALFVPSGTMSNLVALLAHCQRGEEYIVGQGYHTYLYEAGGAPVLGSIIPQPIAVEPNGTLDFSKIEAVIKKDDYHFARSKLLCLENTHNGKVISLEYMKSAYEFAQSKNLSVHLDGARAFNAITELGCELKDLAQYADSISICLSKGLGAPVGSVLCGSEELIKWARRWRKMVGGGMRQAGILAAAGIYALENNVKRLAEDHRHARQLAQRLQDIEELSINQDLVQTNMLFVKTTMATAEALANYLKDKGITVIPAETMRWVMHLNISDADVDYIEEQVKAFFA, from the coding sequence ATGATTGATTTACGAAGTGATACGGTAACTGTGCCATCCGAGGATATGCGTCGCGCCATGTCGACGGCTGCGGTGGGTGATGATGTGTTTCATGATGATCCGACGGTCAATCGCTTGGAAGCTATGATGGCCGAGATGGCGGGTAAAGAGGCTGCACTGTTTGTTCCTTCGGGAACCATGTCGAATCTGGTTGCACTGCTTGCGCATTGCCAGCGTGGCGAGGAGTATATCGTTGGACAGGGTTATCATACCTATCTGTACGAAGCGGGTGGCGCGCCCGTTTTGGGCAGTATCATTCCCCAGCCGATTGCGGTTGAGCCGAATGGTACTTTGGATTTTTCTAAGATCGAGGCGGTGATTAAAAAAGATGATTACCACTTTGCGCGTAGCAAGCTACTGTGCCTGGAAAACACCCATAATGGCAAAGTAATCAGTCTTGAATATATGAAGTCGGCTTATGAGTTTGCTCAGTCTAAGAATTTATCGGTGCACCTTGATGGTGCGCGTGCATTTAATGCAATCACAGAGTTGGGTTGTGAGCTTAAAGATCTGGCTCAATATGCAGATTCTATTTCCATCTGTTTGTCTAAAGGGCTGGGGGCACCGGTTGGCTCAGTTCTATGTGGCAGTGAGGAGCTGATTAAATGGGCGCGTCGTTGGCGCAAGATGGTAGGCGGCGGTATGCGTCAGGCCGGTATCTTAGCGGCAGCTGGTATCTATGCCTTAGAGAACAATGTTAAGCGTTTAGCGGAAGACCATCGTCATGCCAGGCAGCTTGCGCAACGATTACAGGATATTGAAGAGTTATCGATTAATCAGGACTTGGTACAAACCAATATGTTGTTTGTAAAAACGACAATGGCAACTGCTGAGGCCCTAGCCAACTATCTCAAAGATAAGGGTATCACTGTTATTCCAGCAGAAACCATGCGTTGGGTGATGCATTTAAATATTAGTGATGCGGATGTGGATTATATTGAAGAGCAGGTGAAGGCATTTTTTGCTTAA
- the fabR gene encoding HTH-type transcriptional repressor FabR, with product MAGARALQKEKTRQAIIDAALMHLSAEHSFASLSLREVAREAGIAPTSFYRHFNDMDELGLTLVDESGLTLRELMRKARQRIEKNGSVINTSVETFMEFVERNPNIFRLLLRERSGTSLKFREAVAREVNHFKDELTEYLMTESEYTQEFAYTLAEGLVTLVFNAGAEALDLNPIEREKLKERTILQLRFITFGAAGVKEQA from the coding sequence ATGGCCGGAGCGCGTGCGTTACAGAAAGAAAAAACCCGTCAGGCCATAATTGACGCGGCATTGATGCATTTGTCGGCAGAACACAGCTTTGCCAGTCTGAGCCTGCGCGAAGTGGCTCGTGAAGCCGGCATAGCCCCCACTTCTTTTTACCGACATTTCAATGACATGGACGAACTGGGTCTGACTTTAGTTGATGAGTCCGGCCTAACCCTACGCGAGCTTATGCGCAAGGCACGTCAACGAATCGAGAAGAATGGTAGCGTTATCAATACCTCGGTGGAAACTTTCATGGAGTTCGTTGAACGAAACCCTAATATTTTCCGCCTGTTATTGCGGGAGCGTAGCGGCACCTCACTAAAATTTCGTGAAGCTGTAGCTCGTGAAGTGAACCATTTCAAAGATGAGCTCACCGAATATTTAATGACCGAGTCCGAATATACGCAAGAATTTGCTTATACTTTAGCAGAAGGTTTGGTCACACTGGTGTTTAACGCAGGTGCTGAAGCCTTGGATCTGAATCCCATAGAGCGTGAAAAGCTCAAAGAAAGAACTATTCTGCAATTACGCTTTATCACTTTTGGTGCGGCTGGTGTAAAAGAACAAGCCTGA
- a CDS encoding acyl-CoA desaturase, whose protein sequence is MTDSTQTHSRPIWTNIIFFGLSFLAAITLVPWYGIQYGFHFSSWAWGVGLWLFSSTAISMGYHRLWSHRAYEANPVLRVILAIGGCLSLQNSALHWSSDHRIHHKHVDHEEKDPYSASLGFWHSHIGWLLVRRDNGRYDEQYDRCKDLQRDPIVMFQHKHYWKLSVGLNVLVPVVLGLAYGIFWEMILVAGVLRLVWSHHLTFFINSLAHMWGTRPYTEENSARDNLVLAVLTGGEGYHNYHHKFQYDYRNGVRWWHFDPSKWWIKSLSWVGITSNLKKVPVEKIEKAKAETLLLKAKSKVAHLPNAEEVMQMLHDEYEKLVQHLAEVYEAQKRWVEAKKNKLIESYEHSALMDNYHQLRKRFEEQRASWMTLAKQYA, encoded by the coding sequence ATGACAGATTCTACCCAAACACATTCAAGACCCATCTGGACCAACATCATCTTTTTTGGATTAAGTTTCCTTGCTGCCATTACCTTAGTTCCTTGGTATGGCATTCAATACGGCTTCCATTTCTCAAGCTGGGCTTGGGGAGTAGGGCTATGGTTATTCTCAAGCACTGCCATTTCAATGGGCTACCACCGTTTGTGGTCGCACCGTGCTTATGAAGCCAACCCTGTTTTACGCGTTATTCTTGCAATCGGCGGTTGCTTATCATTGCAGAACAGCGCCTTGCATTGGTCTTCTGATCACCGCATACACCATAAGCATGTTGACCATGAGGAAAAAGATCCTTATTCGGCCAGCTTAGGTTTTTGGCACTCACATATTGGTTGGCTGTTAGTACGCCGCGATAATGGTCGTTACGACGAGCAGTATGACCGTTGCAAAGACTTGCAGCGCGACCCGATTGTGATGTTCCAGCACAAGCACTATTGGAAATTAAGCGTTGGTTTGAATGTTCTGGTTCCGGTTGTTTTAGGTTTGGCTTATGGCATCTTCTGGGAAATGATTTTGGTTGCCGGCGTTCTGCGTCTGGTTTGGTCACACCATTTAACTTTCTTCATTAATTCGCTAGCCCATATGTGGGGCACGCGTCCTTATACCGAAGAAAACTCAGCGCGTGACAACCTGGTATTAGCGGTCTTGACGGGCGGCGAAGGCTATCATAACTATCACCATAAATTTCAATATGACTATCGTAATGGCGTTCGCTGGTGGCACTTTGATCCTTCAAAATGGTGGATTAAGTCATTAAGCTGGGTTGGTATTACCTCTAATTTGAAAAAAGTACCGGTCGAGAAGATCGAAAAAGCCAAGGCCGAGACTTTATTATTAAAGGCAAAAAGCAAAGTTGCTCATTTGCCTAACGCAGAAGAAGTGATGCAAATGCTGCATGATGAGTATGAAAAGCTTGTTCAGCACTTAGCCGAAGTTTATGAAGCTCAAAAGCGGTGGGTGGAAGCAAAGAAAAACAAGTTAATCGAAAGTTATGAACATTCAGCCTTGATGGATAATTACCATCAACTTCGCAAGCGTTTTGAAGAGCAGAGAGCATCCTGGATGACTTTAGCAAAGCAATACGCTTAA
- the trxB gene encoding thioredoxin-disulfide reductase: MSETRHFKCLILGSGPAGYSAAVYAARANLNPAIITGIQQGGQLTTTTDVDNWPGDNEGVQGPELMVRMQKHAERFGTEMIFDHIHTVELKNRPFTLTGDSGTYTCDALIICTGASAKYLGLPSEEAFMGKGVSACATCDGFFYRQQKVAVIGGGNTAVEEALYLSNIASEVHLVHRRDELRSEKILQDKLFEKAKNGNVVLHWHRTLEEIVGDDMGVTGIRIKSTQDDSIEELELQGVFIAIGHKPNTDIFEGQLEMKDGYIVVKSGLAGNATATSVEGVFAAGDVCDHVYRQAVTSAGTGCMAALDAEKYLDQ; the protein is encoded by the coding sequence ATGAGCGAAACTCGCCATTTTAAGTGCCTGATTTTGGGCTCTGGACCAGCCGGATATAGCGCTGCTGTTTATGCGGCACGTGCTAACTTGAACCCGGCTATTATTACCGGTATCCAACAAGGCGGCCAATTAACCACCACCACTGACGTTGACAACTGGCCCGGTGATAACGAAGGTGTTCAAGGACCAGAGCTGATGGTCCGCATGCAAAAACATGCTGAACGATTTGGTACTGAGATGATCTTCGACCATATCCATACCGTTGAATTGAAAAACCGCCCTTTCACACTTACTGGCGATAGTGGTACTTACACTTGTGACGCTTTAATTATCTGTACTGGCGCTTCAGCTAAATACCTTGGCTTACCATCTGAAGAAGCTTTCATGGGTAAAGGTGTTTCGGCTTGTGCAACTTGCGATGGATTTTTCTATCGCCAACAAAAAGTTGCAGTTATTGGTGGTGGTAATACTGCGGTTGAAGAAGCGCTATATTTATCAAACATCGCTAGCGAAGTTCATTTGGTCCATCGTCGCGACGAGCTACGCTCTGAAAAGATTCTTCAGGACAAGCTTTTTGAGAAAGCTAAAAATGGTAATGTCGTGCTCCATTGGCATCGCACCCTTGAAGAAATCGTTGGTGACGATATGGGCGTAACTGGTATCCGTATTAAGAGTACTCAGGACGATTCAATAGAAGAATTAGAGTTACAAGGTGTCTTTATTGCAATTGGCCACAAGCCTAATACTGATATCTTTGAGGGACAGCTCGAAATGAAAGATGGTTATATCGTTGTTAAAAGTGGCCTCGCCGGGAATGCGACAGCAACTTCAGTTGAAGGCGTGTTTGCCGCTGGCGACGTCTGTGACCATGTTTATCGTCAAGCTGTTACTTCTGCTGGTACAGGCTGTATGGCAGCTCTGGATGCTGAGAAATACCTTGATCAATAA
- a CDS encoding DUF1801 domain-containing protein, with amino-acid sequence MAKTENKTQPTEQDVASFLQQVEPAQKLEDCQQILNMMKKATGAEPKMWGGSIIGFGEYHYQYASGHEGDWFLTGFSPRKQNISVYIMAGFKRYEELMAQLGKYKTGKSCLYINKLEDVDKAVLEELIKLSARYVEENQSGC; translated from the coding sequence ATGGCCAAAACTGAAAACAAAACCCAGCCAACCGAGCAAGACGTAGCGAGCTTCTTGCAGCAGGTAGAGCCTGCTCAAAAACTAGAAGACTGCCAGCAAATTCTTAACATGATGAAAAAAGCTACTGGGGCTGAGCCTAAAATGTGGGGTGGCAGCATCATTGGCTTTGGTGAATATCATTACCAATATGCCAGTGGCCACGAAGGCGATTGGTTCTTAACGGGCTTTTCACCACGAAAACAAAACATCAGCGTTTATATTATGGCTGGATTTAAGCGGTACGAGGAGCTAATGGCTCAATTGGGGAAATATAAAACAGGCAAGTCCTGTCTTTATATCAATAAGTTAGAAGATGTTGATAAGGCTGTTCTTGAGGAGTTAATCAAGCTTTCGGCTCGCTATGTAGAAGAAAACCAGTCAGGCTGCTAG
- the cspE gene encoding transcription antiterminator/RNA stability regulator CspE produces MSKITGTVKWFNESKGFGFIEQEQGEDVFVHFRAIQGDGFKTLAEGQRVEFDIEQGPKGAQAANVTKV; encoded by the coding sequence ATGTCTAAGATCACTGGTACCGTTAAGTGGTTCAACGAATCTAAAGGTTTTGGTTTCATCGAGCAAGAGCAAGGCGAAGATGTGTTTGTACACTTCCGTGCTATTCAAGGTGACGGTTTCAAAACTTTAGCAGAAGGCCAACGTGTTGAGTTCGATATCGAGCAAGGCCCTAAAGGCGCTCAAGCTGCTAACGTAACTAAAGTATAA
- a CDS encoding putative signal transducing protein, whose translation MKIVYHAENAMDANILVGVLASADIYAQVRGAGMQGAVGEAAAMNNVKVWVHDEDYTEARDIVDGWQAAEFTADDADLFDAADDYHQEPAPTESHLVRDVCIAVAIVLLFVAATIEF comes from the coding sequence ATGAAAATTGTATATCACGCAGAAAACGCTATGGATGCAAACATCTTGGTGGGAGTCTTAGCTTCGGCTGATATTTATGCGCAAGTACGCGGTGCCGGTATGCAGGGAGCGGTTGGCGAAGCCGCCGCCATGAACAATGTCAAAGTCTGGGTTCACGATGAAGACTATACAGAAGCTCGTGATATTGTTGATGGTTGGCAAGCTGCTGAATTCACAGCCGACGATGCAGACTTGTTTGACGCAGCCGATGACTATCATCAAGAGCCTGCACCAACAGAGAGCCACCTGGTAAGAGATGTTTGCATTGCCGTAGCCATTGTTTTGTTGTTTGTGGCAGCGACGATCGAGTTTTAG
- a CDS encoding M23 family metallopeptidase: MKLFNSRLAGKSCVLACLMALGVYATPILAEEADDQSQGTHSQGISKHEFIYSYDEMLNFDVEEYLQVHAPHLVPYAEEISHYAGYSSVSPKVLIALMEHQTGIVTRASTASKIERPFGNLSKKVGFREQLEDISSRLAKEFYRGHAYGQTGRNDKLTSDKDAQNAIMVILSKQGDDAMGILRRRGGKGDTTSSKEVGKAYRKLFEGKKKEEEESKAQLVTVADINDYFQLPFPAGESWRNGGSHTNHGSGTYPQSSLDFNAGGYWGDNLSHIWVSSSAPGTIKNHSPCFSEIIHEDGWSTTYYHIENIQYATGSRVGRNVRVANYANDKPQALCNGGQSSGPHLHFSMKKNGQFYHLNGMKFSGYEVRTGRDSYDSNCSYFWLARSGYKYCAWTNVYNYGVTDSEPPEQGDAYSGYLSHQGSQIQPDGSWFYYSGGNIAADLTGPANADFDLKLERWNGYNWYQVAISETPESDETISYAANSGYYRLIVYSYSGSGNYSLRVVK, translated from the coding sequence ATGAAATTGTTCAATAGCAGGCTTGCGGGAAAGTCTTGTGTACTGGCTTGCTTAATGGCATTAGGTGTTTATGCAACACCAATACTCGCAGAAGAAGCAGATGACCAGTCGCAGGGCACTCACTCACAAGGCATTTCGAAACACGAATTCATTTATAGTTATGACGAAATGCTCAACTTTGATGTTGAGGAATATCTGCAAGTTCATGCACCTCATTTGGTGCCGTATGCAGAAGAAATTTCTCACTACGCCGGATATTCATCCGTTAGTCCAAAAGTGCTGATTGCACTGATGGAGCATCAAACTGGTATTGTCACCCGAGCCAGTACAGCCTCAAAAATAGAACGACCTTTTGGCAACTTATCAAAGAAAGTCGGTTTTAGAGAGCAACTTGAAGATATCAGTAGTCGTTTAGCCAAAGAGTTTTATCGAGGCCACGCCTACGGCCAGACAGGGCGCAACGACAAGTTAACCAGCGATAAAGACGCGCAAAATGCGATTATGGTAATTCTCTCCAAACAGGGCGATGATGCCATGGGGATCTTAAGAAGACGCGGTGGCAAAGGCGATACAACATCATCTAAAGAGGTTGGGAAAGCTTATCGAAAATTATTTGAAGGCAAGAAAAAAGAAGAAGAAGAATCAAAAGCGCAGCTAGTGACAGTTGCTGATATTAATGACTATTTTCAACTACCTTTCCCAGCAGGTGAGTCATGGCGTAATGGTGGTAGTCACACCAATCATGGTAGTGGTACTTATCCTCAGTCATCCCTGGACTTTAATGCAGGCGGTTATTGGGGTGATAATTTAAGCCATATCTGGGTCTCATCCTCAGCACCAGGAACCATAAAAAATCACTCGCCATGCTTTTCGGAAATCATCCATGAGGATGGTTGGTCAACCACTTATTATCATATTGAAAACATTCAGTATGCCACTGGCTCAAGGGTAGGCCGTAACGTCCGAGTCGCCAACTACGCCAATGATAAGCCACAAGCCTTGTGTAATGGAGGCCAGTCAAGCGGTCCTCATTTGCACTTTTCAATGAAGAAGAATGGCCAATTTTATCATCTCAATGGCATGAAGTTTTCTGGTTACGAAGTGCGAACCGGTCGCGACAGCTATGACTCTAATTGCAGCTATTTTTGGTTAGCTCGGAGTGGTTATAAATATTGCGCCTGGACCAACGTGTATAACTACGGCGTGACAGATTCAGAACCGCCAGAGCAAGGTGATGCATACAGCGGTTATTTGAGCCATCAGGGATCTCAAATACAGCCTGATGGCAGCTGGTTCTATTATTCGGGTGGCAATATTGCTGCCGATTTGACAGGACCTGCTAATGCAGACTTTGATTTAAAGCTCGAACGATGGAATGGCTATAACTGGTATCAGGTAGCTATTTCAGAAACACCAGAGTCTGATGAAACTATTAGTTATGCCGCTAACTCAGGCTATTACAGGTTGATCGTTTATTCTTACTCAGGCTCAGGAAACTATAGCTTGAGAGTTGTGAAATAA
- the ald gene encoding alanine dehydrogenase gives MLIGVPKEIKNHEYRVGMVPASVREVIAHGHQVIVETNAGIGIGFTDEDYQAVGATIAPSAEEVFAQADMIVKVKEPLADERKRLREGQILFTYLHLAPDMPQTEDLVKSGAVCIAYETVTGAAGGLPLLAPMSEVAGRMSIQAGAECLEKSNGGRGMLLGGVPGVQPAKVVVIGGGVVGTNAIKMAVGMGARVIVLDRNVNALRRIDAEFGSQVETVYSSHDSLEKHVISADLVIGGVLIPGAAAPKLVTEDMVKRMQPGAVLVDVAIDQGGCFETSKATTHADPTYILHDVVHYCVANMPGAVPRTSTFALNNATLPFIINIANKGYKKALANDPHLLNGLNVYRGKVTERSVAENLGFDYVEPTTALGISTDTM, from the coding sequence ATGTTGATTGGGGTCCCAAAAGAAATTAAAAACCACGAATATCGCGTGGGAATGGTGCCAGCTAGTGTTCGTGAAGTGATAGCTCATGGGCATCAAGTTATCGTTGAAACCAATGCTGGTATTGGTATCGGTTTTACTGATGAAGATTATCAAGCTGTTGGCGCAACTATTGCACCCTCAGCTGAAGAAGTGTTTGCTCAAGCGGACATGATCGTCAAAGTAAAAGAACCTCTGGCAGATGAGCGTAAGCGTTTACGCGAAGGACAAATTCTATTTACTTACTTACATTTGGCTCCAGATATGCCACAGACAGAAGACTTGGTTAAGTCTGGTGCCGTGTGCATTGCTTATGAAACAGTAACTGGCGCAGCTGGTGGCCTTCCGCTACTGGCTCCGATGTCAGAAGTTGCTGGGCGTATGTCAATTCAAGCCGGTGCCGAATGCTTAGAGAAATCTAACGGCGGCCGTGGCATGTTATTAGGCGGCGTACCAGGTGTCCAACCTGCCAAAGTCGTAGTCATTGGTGGCGGTGTTGTCGGTACTAACGCAATCAAAATGGCGGTCGGCATGGGCGCACGCGTCATTGTTCTTGACCGCAACGTCAATGCATTACGTCGTATTGATGCAGAATTTGGCTCACAAGTGGAAACGGTTTACTCAAGCCATGACTCACTTGAGAAACACGTTATTTCGGCAGATCTAGTAATTGGTGGTGTTTTGATTCCAGGTGCCGCTGCTCCTAAGTTAGTGACAGAAGATATGGTAAAGCGTATGCAGCCCGGTGCTGTATTAGTTGACGTTGCCATTGATCAGGGCGGCTGCTTCGAAACATCTAAAGCGACAACCCATGCTGATCCAACTTATATCCTTCATGATGTGGTTCATTATTGTGTTGCCAACATGCCGGGAGCTGTGCCGCGCACTTCAACCTTCGCATTAAACAACGCAACATTACCATTCATCATTAATATTGCTAACAAAGGCTATAAGAAAGCTTTAGCAAACGATCCACACCTGTTGAACGGTTTGAACGTCTACCGTGGAAAAGTTACTGAGCGTTCAGTAGCCGAAAATTTAGGCTTCGACTATGTTGAGCCAACTACTGCATTAGGTATTAGTACCGATACGATGTAA
- the lrp gene encoding leucine-responsive transcriptional regulator Lrp, translated as MKVQSDSKQILDRIDLRILNELQQNGRISNVELAKRVGLSATPCLERVKRLETNGFIEGYSAKLNPMKLAASLLVFVEIRLSRTSPDVFEEFKQAVTMLPTILECHLVSGDFDYLLKARVADMKAYRKLLGETLLMLPGVSASRSYMVMEEVKETSLLPINPDKR; from the coding sequence TTGAAAGTTCAGAGTGACAGCAAGCAGATATTGGACAGAATTGACCTGCGGATTCTGAATGAGTTGCAGCAAAATGGTCGGATCTCTAACGTTGAATTAGCAAAGCGCGTTGGGCTAAGTGCAACCCCCTGTCTGGAGCGAGTCAAAAGGCTTGAGACTAATGGATTTATTGAAGGCTATTCGGCCAAGTTAAACCCCATGAAACTGGCAGCTTCTTTGCTGGTGTTTGTTGAGATTCGTCTATCCAGAACTTCCCCTGATGTATTCGAAGAATTTAAGCAAGCTGTGACCATGTTACCAACGATTCTAGAGTGCCATCTGGTGTCCGGTGATTTCGACTATTTATTGAAAGCCCGTGTTGCAGATATGAAGGCCTATCGTAAGCTATTGGGTGAAACCTTGCTCATGTTGCCCGGTGTTAGCGCATCACGTTCCTATATGGTGATGGAAGAGGTTAAGGAAACCAGCCTGTTGCCTATCAATCCCGATAAGCGTTAG